The genomic segment TTTGCCGTCGTTCTTGTCAGGCAGGTTTTCCAAGCCTACGATTTCAACATCCATCTTCAGATAGCGCACACATTCGGCGAGCCATTCAGTACCCGAAAGGCCACGGCTCTCCCACAAGAACCTGTTCACCTCGTCCTCATGAATAATCTTCTTGAGCCAGGAAACCAGGAAGCGCGGTACGAATTTCACTTTGCTTCCCATCTTGCTCTTCAGTATCTTATCTATGTCTATCGTTTTCTCTATTGATTCACTCATGTTTGCTAAAACTTATATAAGTTAGTGCAAAAGTAACTCAACTTTTTCAAATACGTGCCATTTTTTCCAAAAAAATAGCAAAAAAGCGAAAATTTATTAGTTTTTTAAAACTATCACGACAAATCGAGCCCATTTTGCACGTATTTTTGCAAAAGCATCACACTTGATGAGACCAAAAAGGCGATGCCCGAAACTGGAAGGTGAAGTTGACCAAAAACAACTTTTTCATTAAGTTTTATAAATTTTGTGGGAAAAAGTAAGGCTATATGGAGATTTTTATGTACCTTTGAACCCAAATTTATACATTAATAAGTACGCACGCAATACTATAACGCGATAAGACAGCAAAAAGATATATGATAAAGACTGCAGAAACATATCACGTACCGGTGCTCCTCAAGGAGAGCGTTGACGGGCTGAACATACAGCCAGGAGGCATCTATGTAGACGTAACCTTCGGCGGCGGCGGACATTCCAGAGAGATTCTGTCGCGCCTGACGGAGGGAGCGCACCTGTACAGTTTCGACCAGGACGCCGATGCAGAGCGCAACGTGGTGGCAAACGAGAACTTCACCTTCGTATGCTCCAACTTCAGATTCCTGAAAAACTGGATGCGCTACTATGGGGTAGACGGACTCGACGGACTGTTAGCCGACCTGGGCGTATCGAGCCACCACTTCGATGACGAGACCCGCGGTTTCTCCTTCCGTTTCGACTCCCCACTCGACATGCGCATGAACAAGCGTGCGGGCAAGACTGCTGCCGACATCGTAAACGAATATGACGAAGGTGCCCTTGCCGACATCTTCTACCTATACGGTGAGCTGAAGAACTCGCGCCGCATCGCCTCGGCACTCGTCAAGGCAAGAGCCGAGAAGCCCATCCTCACCACCAAAGACTTCATGGCAGCCGTAGAGCCCCTCTTCAAGCGGGAGCGCGAGAAGAAAGACATGGCAAAGCTCTTCCAGGCGCTGCGCATAGAAGTGAACCACGAGATGGACGCCCTGAAAGAGATGCTCCGCTCAGCCACGGAACTTCTGAAACCGGGAGGCCGACTCAGCGTCATCACCTATCACTCGCTGGAAGACAGAATCGTAAAGAACATGATGAAAGCGGGCAATGCAGAAGGCAAGATAGAGCAGGACTTCTTCGGAAGAATAGAAACCCCTTTCAAACTCGTGAACAACAAGGTAATCGTTCCCGATGCCGACGAGCAGGAAAGAAACCCTAGGAGCAGAAGCGCCAAACTAAGAATAGCAGAAAAGAAATGATAAACGATAAAGACATAAACATCAGCGAGAAGCCTATAGCCGAAGAAAAGGCACAGGCATCACAGGAACCGCCGAAGCAGAAAACTCCGCAGCAGGAGCCACAGCAGCAGGAGGCTCCACAGGCTTCGCTCAAGGAAGTGATTGCCAAGCAAGCCATAGAGGAAGAGGCTTCAGGATCATCGAGCTTTACGCTGCGAAAGATTCTGGGTGGAGACATTCTTACCGCACAAATCATACGCCGGCAGATATGGCTCGTTATCCTCATCGTGCTTTTTGTCATTATCTACATATCCAACCGATACAATATCCAGAACGATATCATCGAGTTGGACAAACTGCAGAAAGAACTGCAAGACACCAAATACAAAGCGCTGTCTACAAGCAGCCAGATAACAGAGAAGAGTCGTGAAAGTAATGTGCTCAACATGCTGAAGAACAACAAAGACAGCGTGCTGCACATCGCTACCCAACCTCCATACATCATAAACGTACCCGAAGAATGAGCAGCAAATTTGATCATAAGAAAGTAATGCCCCGCTACAGCGCCATCGCCATCATCATGACGATTTTCGCCATAGCCGTAGTGGGTAAAGCGCTCTACATCATGACCGCCAAGCATGATTACTGGATGAAGGTGGCAGAACGGCAGAAGAAGGATTCCGTGACCGTAAAGCCAAACCGAGGCAACATCTTGAGCTGCACAGGACAGCTGATGGCAAGTTCGCTGCCGGAGTTTAAGGTTTTCATGGACTTCAAGGCGCTGAAAGATGCAAAAAACGACTCGCTGTGGGATGCCAAGCAAGACTCCATCTGCCTTTGCCTGCACAAGATATTTCCGAATCTGAGCGAGTCTGATTTCAAGAAGCACCTCACCGAAGGTCGCGCCAAGATGAGCCGCCACTGGCCGGTTTATCCGAAGCGTGTAGACTATAACACCTTCACCGAGATAAAGGACATCCCTGTATTCCGCCTGAAACCCTACCAGAGCGGTTTCCACTGGGAAGAATATAATGCCCGAACCAGAACTTACGGTTCGCTGGCAGGCCGAACCATCGGAGCCATGTATGGCGCCAAGGATACCGCCCGCTTCGGTCTGGAGCTGAGTTACGACTCCATCCTGCGAGGCACCAACGGTATCGTGCATCGCCGCAAGGTGCGCAATAAGTTCCTCGACATTACCGATACTCCTCCTATTGACGGAGCCGATATCGTGACCACCATCGATGTGAGCATGCAAGACCTTGCTGAACGCTCACTCATCGACGAGCTGAAGGAAATCAACGCCAATGTGGGTGTAGCCATCGTGATGGATGTACCTACGGGCGACATCAAGGCCATCGTAAACATGGAGAAATGTTTCGACGGCGAATACAGAGAAATCCACAACCATGCCGTGAGCGACCTTCTGGAGCCAGGCTCGGTGTTCAAGCCAGCCTCTATCCTCGTAGCGCTGGACGACGGAGTGGTAGACACGACCTATCACGTAGAAACCGGTGGCGGTATATGGCCGATGTACGGCAGAGAAATGAAAGACCACAACTGGCG from the Segatella copri genome contains:
- the rsmH gene encoding 16S rRNA (cytosine(1402)-N(4))-methyltransferase RsmH — encoded protein: MIKTAETYHVPVLLKESVDGLNIQPGGIYVDVTFGGGGHSREILSRLTEGAHLYSFDQDADAERNVVANENFTFVCSNFRFLKNWMRYYGVDGLDGLLADLGVSSHHFDDETRGFSFRFDSPLDMRMNKRAGKTAADIVNEYDEGALADIFYLYGELKNSRRIASALVKARAEKPILTTKDFMAAVEPLFKREREKKDMAKLFQALRIEVNHEMDALKEMLRSATELLKPGGRLSVITYHSLEDRIVKNMMKAGNAEGKIEQDFFGRIETPFKLVNNKVIVPDADEQERNPRSRSAKLRIAEKK
- a CDS encoding FtsL-like putative cell division protein; its protein translation is MINDKDINISEKPIAEEKAQASQEPPKQKTPQQEPQQQEAPQASLKEVIAKQAIEEEASGSSSFTLRKILGGDILTAQIIRRQIWLVILIVLFVIIYISNRYNIQNDIIELDKLQKELQDTKYKALSTSSQITEKSRESNVLNMLKNNKDSVLHIATQPPYIINVPEE